One stretch of Thermanaerosceptrum fracticalcis DNA includes these proteins:
- the splB gene encoding spore photoproduct lyase, with protein MPFIPKRVFFEKEALNYPLGEELYRHFRKIGIPVNMIGTHNRVTGIPGKTPQEAYMEAKQTFVVGVRKTLKFETCKPSAHYQLPLCTSCIGKCEYCYLNTTLGKKPYLRVYVNIEEILDRAQAYIKERAPKITYFEGAATSDPLPFEAYTGALAKTIEFFAKENLGRFRFVTKFTEVDSLLRIEHTGHTRFRFSLNSQPVIERYEHNTPGLKERVTAAVKVAKARYPLGFIIAPVILYEGWQQDYQALIDTLAQELPPSSTENLSFEIITHRFTARAKNNILSIFPKTTLPMKEEERQFKFGQFGYGKYVYPKVEFSEVKEFFTERLSLRFPHCELDYIV; from the coding sequence ATGCCCTTTATACCTAAGCGTGTTTTTTTTGAGAAAGAGGCCTTAAATTATCCTTTAGGCGAAGAGCTTTATCGGCATTTCCGAAAGATTGGCATACCGGTCAATATGATTGGGACCCATAACCGGGTCACGGGCATTCCAGGTAAGACTCCCCAGGAAGCCTACATGGAGGCTAAGCAGACCTTTGTGGTAGGGGTGCGCAAAACCTTAAAATTTGAGACCTGCAAACCCTCCGCCCACTACCAGCTTCCCCTTTGTACAAGTTGTATAGGTAAATGCGAATATTGCTATCTCAACACCACGCTGGGAAAAAAGCCCTATCTGCGGGTTTATGTTAATATTGAAGAAATACTGGACAGGGCCCAAGCATATATAAAGGAGCGTGCTCCAAAAATCACTTACTTTGAAGGTGCCGCCACTTCTGACCCTCTTCCCTTTGAAGCATACACAGGGGCTTTGGCGAAAACCATTGAGTTTTTTGCCAAGGAGAACCTGGGACGATTTCGGTTTGTAACCAAATTTACAGAGGTGGACTCACTTTTAAGGATAGAACATACCGGGCATACCCGGTTCCGGTTTAGCCTTAATTCCCAGCCTGTCATCGAAAGATACGAGCATAATACGCCGGGATTAAAGGAGCGTGTGACAGCCGCCGTTAAGGTGGCGAAAGCCCGTTATCCCTTGGGCTTTATTATTGCACCCGTGATACTTTATGAGGGTTGGCAGCAGGATTACCAGGCACTTATTGACACGCTGGCTCAGGAGTTACCGCCCTCCTCCACGGAGAACTTAAGCTTTGAGATCATTACTCATCGTTTTACAGCGCGGGCCAAAAATAACATTCTTTCCATCTTTCCCAAGACGACACTGCCTATGAAGGAAGAGGAACGCCAGTTCAAGTTTGGCCAGTTTGGTTATGGTAAGTACGTCTATCCCAAAGTTGAGTTTAGTGAGGTGAAAGAATTTTTCACGGAACGTCTCTCCTTACGCTTTCCACATTGTGAACTCGATTATATTGTTTGA
- a CDS encoding Ku protein, with the protein MRNIWKGAISFGLVNIPIKLYTATDPKEVKFNFLHRQCKSPIKYEKVCPVCNVELKSEDLVRGYEYEKGRYVIIEEEDLEKIPLSTLKTIEILDFVSLQEVDPIYYVKSYYIAPGDLGIRPYRLLYEAMKQTRRIAIARVVLRQKESLALLRVYENCLVMETIFYPDEIRNPALIPELQEEVNVHENELKMAISLIENLTAEFRPEKYTNHYRQALMELIQAKITGEEVAVPVQPEAAKVIDLMEALKASIEAVQKEKKEAGEKKKAARKKKGA; encoded by the coding sequence ATGCGAAACATCTGGAAGGGAGCTATATCTTTCGGATTGGTTAATATCCCCATCAAGCTTTATACCGCCACCGACCCTAAGGAAGTGAAATTTAATTTTTTACATAGACAGTGCAAATCTCCCATCAAGTATGAAAAGGTGTGTCCCGTTTGTAACGTTGAATTGAAAAGTGAGGACCTGGTCAGGGGTTATGAATACGAGAAAGGGCGTTATGTCATTATCGAGGAAGAAGACCTGGAGAAAATACCCTTAAGTACTTTAAAAACCATCGAAATCTTGGATTTCGTTAGCCTACAGGAAGTGGATCCCATCTATTATGTCAAATCATACTACATAGCTCCCGGCGATTTAGGGATAAGACCATACCGTCTTCTTTATGAAGCCATGAAACAAACGAGACGCATCGCTATTGCCAGGGTGGTTTTACGGCAAAAAGAATCCCTGGCCCTTTTAAGGGTTTATGAGAATTGTTTGGTCATGGAAACAATTTTTTATCCTGACGAAATTCGCAACCCTGCTTTAATCCCGGAACTACAGGAGGAAGTCAATGTTCATGAAAATGAACTGAAGATGGCTATTAGCCTCATCGAAAACTTGACAGCAGAATTCAGGCCGGAGAAATACACCAATCACTACAGGCAGGCTCTCATGGAGTTGATCCAGGCAAAAATTACTGGGGAAGAGGTAGCTGTTCCTGTCCAGCCGGAAGCTGCCAAAGTAATAGACTTGATGGAAGCGCTTAAAGCCAGTATCGAGGCCGTCCAGAAAGAAAAGAAAGAAGCGGGGGAAAAAAAGAAGGCGGCAAGAAAGAAAAAAGGAGCCTAG
- a CDS encoding N-acetylmuramoyl-L-alanine amidase family protein — MLTLIQKRRPTAAFLLCLSLLYTYFWWVTEVQWVVPTLNGTGPLKGKIICLDAGHGGRDPGAVAGRVLEKDINLDITKRVAVLLKKEGARPVLTRTRDKNMAYRPFQGSLQLAGLRERAHIAERSGGHVFVSIHCNSEAEGKYSGPQTFYERGNSRSAQLARLIQEELVQVRSTGRQAIPGDYYLLSSARSPAVIVEVGFLSHARDRSLLTSPPFRQQVAEAIARGILRYFRE, encoded by the coding sequence GTGTTGACACTGATCCAGAAGAGGCGGCCTACAGCCGCCTTCTTATTATGTCTTTCTTTGCTTTATACCTATTTCTGGTGGGTTACAGAGGTCCAGTGGGTGGTCCCAACGCTGAACGGGACCGGGCCGTTAAAGGGCAAGATCATCTGCCTTGATGCCGGGCATGGCGGCAGGGACCCCGGTGCGGTAGCGGGGAGAGTGCTGGAAAAAGACATTAATCTCGACATCACCAAACGTGTGGCAGTTCTTTTGAAGAAAGAGGGGGCAAGACCAGTATTGACAAGGACCCGGGATAAAAACATGGCTTATCGTCCTTTCCAGGGCAGCCTGCAGTTGGCCGGACTAAGGGAAAGAGCGCATATCGCAGAACGGAGCGGCGGTCATGTCTTTGTCAGCATTCACTGCAATAGTGAGGCTGAAGGGAAATATTCAGGGCCCCAAACCTTCTATGAGAGGGGAAACAGCCGGAGTGCGCAACTGGCCCGCTTGATACAAGAAGAACTGGTACAGGTCCGCAGCACGGGACGCCAGGCTATTCCCGGAGATTACTATCTTTTGTCATCAGCAAGATCTCCAGCCGTTATTGTTGAGGTGGGCTTTTTATCCCATGCCCGTGACCGCAGTTTGCTCACTTCACCCCCCTTCCGCCAGCAGGTAGCCGAAGCCATCGCCCGGGGGATTTTGAGGTATTTTAGGGAGTAG
- a CDS encoding DUF1858 domain-containing protein, translated as MKITKEMSITEIVQKYPQTVDVFMKHGMGCLGCAAARFENLAQGAMVHGIDVDKLVEALNKAVE; from the coding sequence ATGAAAATTACCAAAGAAATGTCCATCACTGAAATTGTGCAGAAATACCCCCAGACCGTTGATGTGTTTATGAAGCACGGCATGGGATGCTTAGGCTGCGCTGCTGCCCGCTTTGAAAACCTGGCCCAGGGAGCGATGGTTCACGGTATTGATGTCGACAAACTGGTGGAAGCTTTGAACAAGGCCGTCGAATAG
- the dat gene encoding D-amino-acid transaminase yields the protein MKPLGFIDGKIVDIDALVVPLEDRGHQFGDGVYEVIMAIDGKYVYLKEHLDRMERSCGEIRLVPSFSREEVENFCHQLLKESGMNDAMLYLQWTRGVSPRVHSFPPNTRAILSGTIRPAKVIPPELFANGARAIMIPDERWLKCHVKSLNLLGSVLAKQLAVEAGCFEAILVRDNKFVTEGSNSNSFAVKDNCIYTAPANNLILAGVTRAVVMAKAQELGYTVKEEFVSPQFYKEADEVFLTGTTTEVMPITILDNEPVGDGKVGPITRKLQEEYWKLIGKK from the coding sequence GTGAAACCATTAGGTTTTATTGACGGAAAAATTGTGGACATTGATGCTTTGGTAGTTCCCCTGGAAGACCGGGGACATCAATTCGGTGACGGTGTCTATGAAGTTATCATGGCTATCGATGGTAAATATGTGTATTTAAAAGAACATCTTGACCGTATGGAAAGAAGCTGTGGGGAAATTCGCCTTGTTCCTTCTTTTAGCCGGGAAGAGGTGGAAAACTTCTGCCACCAGTTACTGAAGGAATCGGGAATGAACGATGCTATGCTCTACCTCCAGTGGACGAGAGGCGTCTCACCAAGAGTTCATTCCTTCCCTCCCAATACCAGAGCCATCCTTTCCGGCACAATTCGGCCCGCTAAAGTCATTCCTCCCGAGCTCTTTGCCAATGGGGCCAGGGCCATTATGATCCCCGATGAACGCTGGCTGAAATGTCATGTCAAATCCCTCAATCTCCTGGGCAGCGTTTTGGCCAAACAGCTCGCGGTGGAAGCCGGTTGTTTTGAAGCCATCCTGGTCCGTGACAACAAATTTGTCACCGAAGGTTCCAACAGTAACTCCTTTGCCGTAAAGGACAATTGTATATACACGGCTCCCGCCAATAATCTGATCCTAGCCGGTGTCACCCGGGCCGTCGTTATGGCCAAGGCTCAAGAACTGGGTTACACCGTAAAAGAAGAATTTGTCTCCCCGCAATTTTACAAGGAAGCTGACGAAGTTTTCCTCACGGGTACAACCACAGAAGTTATGCCCATCACCATACTGGACAATGAACCGGTAGGCGACGGAAAAGTAGGACCTATTACTCGGAAACTACAAGAGGAGTACTGGAAGCTTATCGGTAAAAAGTAA
- a CDS encoding OsmC family protein, with protein MHVNVKWLGKMAFQGTTPEGHKITMDASPDHGGENQGPRPTELILQAVAGCSGIDIVDILTKMRLKLTTLEMEVSGERASESPRYFTKVNVHYRLAGEGLTPEKVERAISLSLEKYCSVSNSLRSEITWSYTIN; from the coding sequence TTGCACGTAAACGTCAAATGGCTGGGTAAAATGGCTTTTCAGGGAACTACTCCGGAAGGTCACAAGATCACGATGGACGCTTCCCCGGACCACGGTGGCGAAAACCAGGGACCCCGTCCTACTGAACTTATTTTACAGGCTGTAGCAGGCTGTAGTGGTATAGACATTGTAGATATTCTAACAAAAATGAGACTGAAGTTAACCACATTAGAAATGGAAGTATCCGGGGAGCGGGCCAGTGAATCCCCCCGCTATTTTACGAAGGTTAATGTACATTATAGATTAGCGGGTGAAGGACTAACCCCCGAAAAGGTAGAAAGGGCCATTTCTCTTTCCCTGGAAAAATACTGTTCTGTATCCAATTCTCTGCGCAGTGAAATAACCTGGAGCTATACTATCAACTAA
- a CDS encoding DUF1659 domain-containing protein, whose amino-acid sequence MPVLSTLKDSSLKLIMQTGVDEKGNPVFKTRSYGNIKPSASDQDIYTLAQQLAGLQVHTLDQVSRMNNFELTEI is encoded by the coding sequence ATGCCGGTTCTCTCAACCTTAAAGGATTCCAGTCTCAAACTCATTATGCAAACAGGCGTCGACGAAAAAGGCAATCCCGTATTCAAAACCCGCAGCTACGGGAATATCAAGCCCTCTGCCAGTGACCAGGATATTTACACCCTGGCCCAGCAACTGGCCGGTTTGCAGGTCCACACTTTGGACCAGGTGAGCCGTATGAACAACTTCGAACTCACCGAAATCTAA
- a CDS encoding DUF2922 domain-containing protein — translation MQTKRLEMIFQNSAGNRITVSVLDPKDDLTAQSVEAAMGQILALNAITTAGGDLTAILGARIVTRDVNDILVV, via the coding sequence GTGCAGACCAAACGCCTGGAAATGATTTTTCAAAACAGTGCAGGCAACAGAATCACCGTTTCGGTGCTAGATCCCAAAGATGACCTGACGGCCCAGTCCGTAGAGGCTGCCATGGGGCAGATCCTGGCCCTCAACGCCATCACCACTGCGGGTGGGGACCTCACCGCAATTTTGGGGGCTCGTATCGTAACCCGTGATGTCAACGATATCCTGGTAGTCTAA
- a CDS encoding YvrJ family protein — MEEMLSHLGNYGFPMVVSIYLLVRVEGKLENLTNSIQELSKVIQCWKEGRC; from the coding sequence ATGGAGGAAATGTTAAGTCATTTGGGGAATTATGGATTCCCCATGGTTGTAAGTATTTATCTTTTAGTACGGGTAGAAGGCAAACTGGAAAATCTAACCAACTCTATCCAGGAACTCAGTAAAGTTATCCAGTGCTGGAAGGAGGGTAGGTGCTAG
- a CDS encoding competence protein ComK produces MLKQDLAEIWPEILCLIPFYDNNGGNSTQMLLEEGKELVIQRRTKTVVKDLARIFAVDVAAMKERCGPYLGRKSSTPLPLRPDFILLPVKMRVPLAKDEGAWGYIVLQKIEACEKLAEGQSQIIFRDGTKVKCIQKVSSIRLIMAQAQLLKSQLNNIFYYTGREEEMCLREPYSCQALRTLLKEIIR; encoded by the coding sequence ATGCTGAAGCAGGATTTAGCAGAGATTTGGCCGGAAATTCTTTGCCTCATACCTTTTTATGACAACAATGGGGGCAACAGTACACAAATGCTCCTGGAAGAAGGAAAGGAACTGGTAATACAACGGCGTACCAAAACTGTGGTAAAAGATTTAGCCAGGATTTTCGCCGTTGATGTAGCGGCGATGAAGGAACGCTGCGGTCCTTATTTGGGGCGTAAAAGCTCTACACCCTTACCCCTAAGGCCTGATTTCATCCTTCTCCCGGTGAAGATGAGAGTGCCGCTGGCTAAAGACGAAGGGGCTTGGGGGTATATAGTCCTGCAGAAAATAGAGGCCTGTGAGAAACTGGCAGAGGGGCAGAGCCAGATCATCTTTCGTGATGGGACTAAAGTAAAGTGTATACAAAAAGTAAGCAGTATCAGATTAATTATGGCCCAGGCTCAGTTGCTGAAGAGCCAGTTGAACAATATTTTTTATTACACCGGTAGGGAAGAGGAAATGTGTTTACGCGAACCTTATTCCTGCCAGGCCTTAAGAACACTGCTCAAGGAAATCATCAGGTAA
- a CDS encoding GNAT family N-acetyltransferase: MWYGRKIILRQLEEADATTLQKWYVDREFRLVYDDYASVALDSIQKEILNAKGDIKDPKTERVVYMVLRKQDQRPIGVAGLRHIDRKNGNAEIVLGIGEKDMRLAGYGVDILIFLLDLVFYELGFEKAYLRIYENNSLGLKSAISFGFIAEGKIRKQAFVEGKYVDLWILGLLREEYEGLPIVPKWKKK; encoded by the coding sequence ATGTGGTATGGCAGAAAAATAATCTTGCGCCAATTAGAGGAAGCTGATGCAACTACTTTACAAAAGTGGTACGTGGATAGAGAGTTCCGGCTGGTTTATGATGATTATGCCAGTGTGGCTTTAGATTCTATTCAAAAGGAAATTTTAAATGCTAAAGGCGATATTAAAGATCCCAAAACAGAGCGGGTCGTCTATATGGTACTAAGAAAACAAGACCAGCGGCCCATCGGGGTAGCCGGTTTACGTCATATTGACCGGAAAAACGGTAATGCCGAAATCGTGCTGGGAATTGGCGAAAAGGACATGCGTTTGGCCGGGTATGGTGTTGATATCCTGATTTTCCTTTTAGATCTGGTCTTCTATGAATTAGGTTTTGAGAAGGCTTACCTGCGTATCTACGAAAATAACTCCCTGGGCTTGAAGAGCGCCATTAGTTTTGGCTTTATTGCCGAGGGCAAAATTAGAAAGCAGGCCTTTGTGGAAGGAAAGTATGTGGACCTCTGGATTTTGGGTTTACTGCGGGAAGAATACGAAGGTTTGCCCATTGTCCCCAAATGGAAGAAAAAATAA
- a CDS encoding M48 family metallopeptidase, translated as MKIPRVVVEYRDKKNSSGKVVDGIIHLVISSRLTPEEREEHIRKLTARLSEKINWARGYQFSQEEGPVKTDQELFRLAETINKAYYNFEFTNISFHLQRSTWGTCSLKSRQIYISHRLIGAPLELLWYVVTHELCHLAEASHNKRFWNLVSKACPNYEQTRKALAAYGLR; from the coding sequence ATGAAGATACCGAGAGTTGTTGTTGAGTATCGGGATAAGAAAAATTCTTCGGGGAAAGTGGTAGACGGGATCATTCATCTGGTGATTTCCAGCCGCTTAACACCGGAAGAGAGAGAGGAACACATTCGTAAATTAACGGCCCGTCTCTCGGAGAAGATCAATTGGGCTAGGGGATACCAGTTTAGCCAGGAGGAGGGACCGGTAAAAACAGACCAGGAACTCTTTCGTTTGGCCGAAACCATTAATAAGGCTTACTATAATTTTGAGTTTACCAATATTTCCTTTCACCTGCAGAGATCTACCTGGGGAACATGCAGTTTGAAATCCCGTCAGATTTATATCTCCCATCGTTTGATTGGTGCGCCTCTAGAACTTTTATGGTATGTGGTGACTCATGAATTGTGTCATCTGGCAGAGGCCTCTCATAATAAACGATTTTGGAACCTGGTGAGCAAGGCTTGCCCTAACTATGAACAAACCAGGAAAGCTTTAGCCGCCTACGGGTTACGCTGA
- a CDS encoding SDH family Clp fold serine proteinase, whose protein sequence is MDWGNLILLFFVISSLIPMIKQRGVETERIRLIRSIEKKRGSRVITMIHRQESMSLLGIPISRYINIEDSEHVLRAIRLTPPELPIDIILHTPGGLVLASEQIAYALQRHHAKVTVLVPHYAMSGGTMLALAADEILMDENAVLGPVDPQLGQYPAASIIKVTKEKDINEIDDNTLILADMAQKAMRQVENTIYNLLVDEIPEEKSRELARTFSEGRWTHDYPIKVDELKEMGIPVKVGLPKEVYELMELYPQPAGRRPSVQYIPIPYVIPGKEKPRS, encoded by the coding sequence GTGGATTGGGGTAATCTTATTCTTTTATTTTTTGTCATTTCTTCGCTAATCCCCATGATAAAACAAAGGGGTGTGGAGACAGAGCGTATTCGCCTCATCAGAAGTATTGAAAAAAAGAGAGGCTCCCGTGTGATTACGATGATTCACCGTCAGGAGTCTATGAGCCTTTTGGGTATCCCCATCAGCCGCTATATTAACATCGAAGATTCAGAACATGTGCTAAGGGCTATCCGTTTGACCCCTCCTGAGCTGCCTATTGATATTATTTTACATACTCCAGGAGGCCTTGTTCTGGCTTCCGAACAAATTGCCTATGCCCTACAGCGTCATCATGCCAAGGTAACAGTGCTGGTCCCTCATTATGCCATGTCTGGGGGGACTATGCTGGCTCTGGCTGCTGACGAAATTCTTATGGACGAGAATGCTGTCCTGGGGCCGGTGGATCCCCAGCTGGGTCAATACCCTGCAGCCTCTATCATTAAGGTTACCAAAGAGAAAGACATCAACGAAATCGATGACAATACCCTGATCTTAGCCGATATGGCCCAGAAAGCCATGCGCCAGGTGGAGAACACCATCTATAATTTACTGGTTGACGAGATTCCTGAAGAAAAATCCCGGGAACTGGCACGTACTTTCAGTGAAGGACGCTGGACCCACGATTATCCCATCAAAGTAGATGAATTAAAAGAAATGGGTATCCCGGTAAAGGTAGGTCTGCCCAAGGAAGTCTACGAGTTGATGGAGCTGTACCCGCAGCCGGCTGGCCGCCGTCCCTCCGTCCAGTATATTCCTATTCCCTATGTCATACCGGGTAAAGAGAAACCCAGGAGCTGA
- a CDS encoding histidinol-phosphatase HisJ family protein, with amino-acid sequence MLVDYHVHALGHLTSRHTLENLEAYLRQAKTRGVREVGFAEHDRYLSDGYYDFPNLEKARSLVEGVSVRIGLECDYFPNKLEEIKKKISAYPFDFVIGSIHYIDNWMFDHPDYIEDFKKWDMDELYEAYYRLLAESAKSGFFDIIGHPDLIKIYGHRPKTNVVYLAEPALKAIKEADVVVEINTNGWHKPVGEVYPSKELLAAFCAYGVPITLSSDAHQADQVGRDLEKARNMAYEVGYRELATFKGRKRSMVEIS; translated from the coding sequence TTGCTAGTAGATTACCATGTCCACGCCTTGGGACATTTAACGTCACGTCACACTTTGGAAAACCTGGAAGCCTATTTGCGGCAAGCCAAGACCCGGGGAGTCCGGGAGGTGGGCTTTGCTGAGCATGACCGCTATCTTTCCGATGGCTATTATGATTTTCCCAATCTGGAAAAAGCCCGTTCTTTAGTAGAGGGGGTCAGCGTGAGAATCGGCCTGGAGTGTGACTATTTTCCCAACAAACTTGAGGAGATAAAGAAAAAGATCTCTGCTTATCCTTTTGATTTTGTTATTGGTTCCATTCATTATATCGACAACTGGATGTTTGATCATCCCGATTATATTGAGGATTTTAAGAAATGGGATATGGATGAATTATATGAGGCCTATTACCGCCTACTAGCGGAATCGGCCAAATCAGGTTTTTTTGATATTATCGGTCATCCTGACTTAATTAAGATATATGGTCATCGACCCAAAACAAACGTTGTTTATCTGGCTGAACCAGCCCTAAAAGCCATTAAGGAGGCCGACGTTGTAGTAGAAATCAACACCAACGGTTGGCATAAACCGGTGGGAGAGGTCTATCCGAGTAAGGAGCTTTTGGCAGCTTTTTGTGCCTATGGTGTTCCTATAACACTCAGCTCCGATGCTCACCAAGCGGATCAGGTGGGCAGGGATCTGGAGAAAGCCAGAAATATGGCCTATGAGGTTGGCTACCGGGAACTGGCCACCTTTAAGGGTAGAAAGAGGTCGATGGTGGAAATCAGCTAA
- a CDS encoding sodium:calcium antiporter has product MLAEIAILLVSLGIILVGAEVFTNGVEWLGKKLCLNEGAVGSILAAVGTALPETMIPVIAIIFGGGHEEASHIGIGAILGAPFMLGTLAFFITGVAVIVNKGKRPEYPRMHINTEIMSRDLAFFLVVYTVAIAAAFLNEHFWKQVVAVFLVLAYAIYVYKTLAQECDSDDDEELSPLIFAKKNPDPSTGIVLLQVAAALGLIVVGAKFFVGSVEFLAEAFQIPAFILALIIAPVATELPEKFNSIIWVSQGKDTLALGNITGAMVFQSSVIPAIGITLTPWILTRGAFISAALALSSALLVYLQIRARKYLTPGTLLVGGIFYLIFVTLVVTGVIH; this is encoded by the coding sequence ATGCTAGCAGAAATTGCGATTCTTTTAGTAAGCCTGGGTATTATTTTGGTGGGGGCGGAAGTTTTTACGAACGGGGTGGAATGGTTAGGAAAAAAACTTTGCCTTAATGAAGGAGCGGTAGGAAGCATCCTGGCGGCTGTTGGTACTGCTCTTCCCGAAACAATGATACCTGTAATTGCCATAATTTTTGGCGGTGGTCACGAAGAAGCCAGCCACATCGGTATCGGGGCGATTCTAGGTGCTCCTTTTATGTTAGGTACGCTGGCCTTCTTTATTACCGGTGTTGCCGTTATAGTCAACAAGGGGAAACGGCCGGAATATCCCCGTATGCATATTAATACAGAAATCATGTCCCGGGACTTAGCCTTTTTCCTGGTGGTATACACCGTGGCTATCGCTGCCGCCTTCCTCAACGAGCACTTCTGGAAACAGGTAGTAGCTGTATTTCTCGTGCTGGCTTATGCCATCTATGTCTATAAGACACTGGCCCAGGAATGTGACAGCGACGATGATGAAGAATTATCGCCTCTGATCTTTGCTAAGAAGAACCCTGATCCCTCCACCGGTATTGTGCTGCTCCAGGTTGCGGCTGCCCTGGGCTTGATCGTAGTAGGCGCCAAGTTCTTTGTAGGTTCTGTGGAATTCTTAGCGGAGGCTTTCCAAATTCCTGCTTTTATTCTGGCCCTCATTATTGCACCGGTAGCCACAGAATTGCCGGAGAAATTCAACAGTATTATCTGGGTCTCCCAGGGTAAGGACACATTGGCCCTGGGGAATATCACAGGAGCGATGGTTTTCCAGAGTTCGGTTATCCCGGCTATAGGTATCACCTTAACTCCCTGGATACTTACCCGTGGTGCTTTTATCAGTGCTGCTTTAGCTCTGAGCTCCGCACTCCTGGTGTATTTACAGATTCGTGCCAGGAAGTATCTCACTCCCGGGACTTTACTGGTAGGAGGTATTTTCTATCTAATCTTTGTTACCCTTGTTGTAACGGGTGTTATCCATTAA
- the spoIIGA gene encoding sigma-E processing peptidase SpoIIGA produces MEETGLTAHVYVDVVFLVNLIMDFFILWATGKIGKIRMKMVRIFLGALFGAFYSLVIFFPEWPALTSLLVKVLCSLVMVFIAFAPLPLGSFIRSLGYLYLVSFAMGGAVMGVIYLTNNSPGYVQAWNGAAVIIGNIHYSWLSVAIGMAIFLGVGGLSYVRKNWLQENLMSQIILTFGSDKVSLQALLDTGNQLVDPLTQKPVIVAEVKALHKLIPREVVNIVNSGEEIHLPELTSLIDPQWSSRLRIIPFNSVGRSNGLMLGFRPDAVEIRYHGKMRKTGDVIVGLVNKKLSNQGRYQALLHPELLE; encoded by the coding sequence TTGGAAGAAACCGGGCTCACTGCTCATGTTTATGTGGATGTTGTTTTCCTCGTCAATTTGATAATGGATTTTTTTATTTTATGGGCGACTGGTAAAATAGGGAAAATCAGGATGAAAATGGTGAGAATCTTTCTGGGAGCGCTGTTTGGCGCTTTTTATTCCCTGGTAATTTTTTTTCCGGAATGGCCGGCCCTTACCTCTCTTCTAGTAAAAGTCCTTTGCTCCCTGGTGATGGTATTTATCGCCTTTGCCCCGCTCCCTTTAGGCTCATTTATCCGTTCCTTAGGGTATCTTTATTTAGTTTCCTTTGCTATGGGAGGAGCCGTCATGGGGGTCATCTATCTCACCAACAACTCTCCCGGTTACGTCCAGGCCTGGAACGGAGCAGCAGTTATCATCGGCAACATTCATTACAGCTGGCTTTCGGTGGCCATAGGCATGGCCATCTTCTTAGGGGTGGGAGGCCTGTCCTACGTGCGTAAGAATTGGCTCCAGGAAAACCTGATGAGCCAGATTATTCTTACTTTTGGCAGCGACAAAGTGAGTTTGCAGGCTCTCCTCGATACCGGCAACCAGCTGGTAGATCCCTTAACACAAAAACCGGTGATTGTGGCTGAAGTGAAAGCCCTGCATAAGTTAATACCCAGGGAAGTTGTTAACATTGTTAATTCCGGTGAAGAAATTCACCTCCCTGAATTAACCTCGTTAATAGATCCCCAGTGGTCATCCCGGCTGCGCATCATTCCTTTCAACTCCGTAGGCAGGTCCAACGGTTTGATGCTGGGATTTCGTCCCGATGCTGTGGAAATCCGGTATCATGGTAAGATGCGTAAAACGGGTGACGTTATTGTTGGTCTAGTGAATAAAAAACTTAGCAATCAGGGAAGGTATCAGGCTTTGTTACACCCTGAACTACTAGAATAG